The Chthoniobacterales bacterium genome has a window encoding:
- a CDS encoding sigma-70 family RNA polymerase sigma factor produces MTTIPRLNTAPPRSKNSEEPRIFLTTRWSLILSGVNSNGDSAKTQAALAELCRIYWRPVFSFVCRGGYSPQDAQDLTQDFFLMILETDWLQHADESRGRFRSFLLKSLQNSLNHAREKKQALKRGGDVQFISWDEWMVEAPSRLSIPPQTLETLPAERLFDLRWAATVVEHALRRLGEECEAKGRRRLFDALSSHLTAERTDVSYADLAASLGVAESAIKKQLHNLRERYRWLLRDEVAHTVANPADVDAEIRYLCAALAAGMEQP; encoded by the coding sequence ATGACTACGATCCCCCGGTTGAACACCGCCCCTCCAAGATCAAAGAACTCGGAAGAGCCGCGCATCTTCCTTACCACGCGCTGGAGCCTGATCCTTTCGGGCGTGAATTCGAATGGTGACTCCGCCAAGACGCAGGCGGCGCTGGCCGAGCTTTGCCGGATCTATTGGCGACCTGTTTTCTCCTTTGTTTGCCGCGGAGGATATTCTCCGCAGGACGCGCAGGACCTGACGCAGGACTTCTTCCTAATGATCCTGGAAACCGACTGGCTCCAGCACGCGGACGAAAGCCGCGGCCGTTTCAGGTCGTTCCTTCTCAAGTCGCTTCAGAATTCGCTGAATCATGCGCGGGAGAAAAAGCAGGCGCTCAAGCGGGGTGGGGACGTTCAGTTTATTTCGTGGGATGAGTGGATGGTAGAAGCTCCTTCCCGGTTGTCCATTCCTCCTCAAACGCTAGAGACCTTGCCCGCGGAAAGACTGTTCGACCTTCGCTGGGCCGCGACGGTGGTGGAGCACGCCCTGCGACGGCTGGGCGAGGAATGCGAAGCGAAGGGTCGTCGCCGTCTTTTCGACGCATTGAGCAGCCATTTGACGGCTGAGCGCACTGATGTGTCTTATGCCGATCTCGCGGCAAGCCTGGGAGTGGCTGAGAGCGCGATCAAAAAACAACTGCACAATCTTCGCGAGCGTTACCGATGGCTCCTCCGCGATGAGGTCGCTCATACGGTCGCAAATCCTGCCGACGTGGATGCCGAGATTCGGTACCTCTGCGCGGCGCTCGCCGCCGGAATGGAACAACCTTGA
- a CDS encoding protein kinase: protein MKNLLGDSAPGKSTAEHPAICDRCGADTRLDQGTCLSCLLLEGLAAKGEASSEVFESVLAEVDLPDKEWRLGNYEILEEIGRGGMGVIYRAKQRHSRRIVAVKRMLSYEAESHETLVRFRREAETAASLDHPNILPIYEVSESDEGVPFFSMKLAVGGSLRAAAPALSSKPRECVQLMARVARALEHAHHRGILHRDLQPGNILLDARGEPMISDFGLAKWLDGCSDLTRTLTAFGTPGFIAPEQVEGAAARLTPAADIYSLGALLFFLLVRRPPFVGENAISVIRQAGATDAPRLRSLAPSLDRDLETIVAHCLERDPRARYESAGNLADDLERWLAGRPILARPVLAPARIWRWSRRNPLLATAASACLLLIGAVAGLVIRQDAFTPPEIPPPEKSLAVLPFENLSSAPDDVFFAAGIHDDILTRLATVADLKVISRRSVRDYKPGPSRKLNEIARALGVRHVLEGSVRRVNGHVRISAHLTDAQTGTQLWAEQYDRDIADVFDAQAELSQAIADQLRAKLSPTEKATLTKRPTINVAAYDLYMGAMGLIAGAIGSKDAAANIKKAVDLLNEATERDPSFVLAYCHLARAHENLYWNDLDHTPTRLALAKHAVDSAVRLGPDLGETHLALARYHYIAYRGYDSARGELELARHLLPNDTEVLTLAGLIERRQNRWAAALRDLRRANDLDPRNGEITRALADTYLELRLYKEMEQLLKGALSTIPQDALVIYAKLADCYFARGTPRSVLPFFEYGPPGTSATPYGTYYRFTAALYLRDYDGARRFISEGAPNVPDSLKGPYCPKVWFEALISHAQQDSEQARTAFTSARELFQAAVEKEPEDPARLSAIARIDAALGRKEEAIREAKQALALRPVEKDAMEGPMWATNLAVVYAWTGESDLAIEQLEAVTKIPAGPSYGDLALNPRWDKLRDHARFNQIVDSLRPPP from the coding sequence ATGAAGAATCTGCTTGGCGACTCCGCGCCGGGCAAGAGCACGGCGGAACATCCCGCAATTTGCGACCGATGCGGCGCTGACACCCGGCTGGATCAAGGAACCTGTCTCAGTTGTCTACTGCTGGAAGGATTGGCAGCGAAGGGCGAAGCCTCCAGCGAGGTCTTCGAAAGCGTGCTCGCGGAAGTGGACCTGCCGGACAAGGAATGGCGTCTGGGCAATTACGAGATTCTGGAAGAGATCGGCCGCGGCGGCATGGGCGTGATTTATCGGGCAAAACAGCGGCACTCCCGGCGCATCGTGGCGGTGAAACGCATGCTGAGTTACGAAGCGGAGTCGCATGAGACGCTCGTCCGCTTTCGTCGCGAAGCGGAAACAGCCGCCAGCCTCGATCATCCGAATATTCTTCCAATCTACGAGGTGAGTGAGAGCGATGAAGGCGTTCCCTTCTTCAGCATGAAACTGGCCGTAGGTGGGAGCTTGCGGGCCGCGGCGCCCGCCCTTTCCTCCAAACCGAGGGAGTGTGTCCAACTGATGGCCAGGGTAGCGCGCGCGCTTGAGCACGCTCACCATCGCGGGATTCTTCATCGCGATCTCCAACCGGGCAACATCCTCCTCGATGCACGAGGGGAACCGATGATCAGCGATTTCGGCCTGGCGAAATGGCTGGATGGATGCAGCGACCTCACCCGGACACTCACCGCCTTTGGGACGCCCGGTTTCATCGCGCCCGAACAGGTCGAAGGCGCCGCCGCCAGGTTAACGCCAGCGGCGGATATTTACAGTCTGGGCGCGCTCCTGTTCTTCCTCCTCGTGCGCCGACCACCCTTCGTAGGAGAAAATGCCATCTCGGTCATTCGGCAAGCCGGAGCCACGGACGCACCCCGATTACGCTCGCTGGCGCCGTCGCTCGATCGAGACTTGGAGACCATCGTCGCGCATTGCCTGGAGCGCGATCCAAGGGCGCGTTATGAGTCCGCCGGCAACCTGGCAGACGACCTCGAACGCTGGCTGGCTGGCCGGCCGATTCTCGCCCGGCCGGTCCTCGCTCCTGCCCGCATTTGGCGCTGGTCGCGGCGCAATCCGCTGCTGGCTACGGCAGCAAGCGCGTGTCTGCTCCTCATCGGAGCGGTCGCCGGATTGGTGATCCGCCAAGATGCCTTTACTCCGCCTGAAATTCCACCCCCGGAAAAAAGCCTGGCAGTGCTTCCCTTCGAAAACCTTAGCTCCGCTCCGGACGATGTATTTTTCGCCGCCGGCATTCACGACGATATTCTGACCAGGCTCGCGACTGTAGCGGACCTAAAAGTGATTAGCCGCAGAAGTGTGCGCGATTACAAGCCGGGCCCGTCCCGCAAGCTCAATGAGATTGCCCGCGCGTTGGGAGTGCGGCACGTCCTCGAGGGGAGCGTCCGCCGAGTTAATGGACATGTCCGGATCAGCGCTCACTTAACCGATGCGCAAACCGGCACTCAACTGTGGGCGGAGCAATACGATCGCGATATCGCGGACGTGTTCGACGCCCAGGCGGAATTATCGCAGGCCATAGCAGACCAACTGCGGGCGAAACTTTCCCCCACCGAAAAGGCGACGCTGACAAAACGCCCGACGATCAATGTAGCGGCCTACGATTTGTACATGGGCGCGATGGGACTTATCGCGGGAGCGATTGGCTCGAAGGACGCAGCCGCGAACATAAAGAAAGCTGTCGATCTCCTCAATGAAGCTACCGAGCGGGACCCTTCATTTGTGCTGGCCTATTGCCACCTTGCCCGCGCCCATGAAAATTTATATTGGAATGATTTGGACCATACTCCCACGCGGCTCGCTCTGGCGAAGCACGCCGTGGATTCGGCCGTCCGCCTGGGACCTGATCTCGGGGAAACGCATCTAGCCCTCGCGCGCTACCATTACATTGCTTACAGGGGATATGACTCCGCCCGCGGCGAACTCGAGCTGGCCCGCCATCTCTTACCTAACGACACCGAGGTTCTTACGCTGGCGGGTTTGATCGAGCGACGGCAGAACCGCTGGGCCGCCGCGCTCCGGGATCTGCGGCGGGCAAACGACCTCGACCCCCGCAATGGGGAAATCACCCGAGCCTTGGCGGATACGTATTTGGAACTGCGGCTCTACAAGGAAATGGAACAGCTCTTAAAGGGCGCTCTTTCGACGATTCCTCAAGACGCCCTCGTTATTTACGCCAAGCTCGCGGATTGCTACTTCGCTCGCGGCACCCCGAGGAGTGTCCTTCCGTTCTTCGAATACGGTCCGCCAGGTACGAGCGCTACCCCGTACGGGACCTACTATCGCTTCACGGCAGCGTTATATCTGCGTGACTACGATGGGGCCAGGCGCTTCATCTCGGAGGGCGCGCCGAACGTTCCGGATTCGTTGAAAGGACCCTATTGTCCCAAGGTCTGGTTCGAGGCCTTAATTTCCCACGCCCAACAAGACAGTGAGCAGGCCCGGACAGCATTCACCAGTGCTCGCGAGCTCTTTCAGGCCGCGGTCGAAAAAGAACCCGAGGATCCTGCCCGTCTCAGCGCCATTGCACGGATTGATGCCGCTCTCGGCCGCAAGGAGGAGGCGATTCGAGAAGCGAAACAAGCACTCGCTCTTCGTCCCGTGGAAAAAGACGCAATGGAAGGACCGATGTGGGCGACGAATCTGGCCGTCGTTTATGCCTGGACGGGAGAGAGTGATCTGGCCATCGAACAGTTGGAGGCAGTAACAAAAATACCCGCCGGCCCATCCTACGGTGATCTCGCGCTCAACCCGAGATGGGATAAGCTCCGCGACCATGCGCGATTCAACCAAATCGTCGACTCGCTTCGACCCCCGCCCTAG
- the uvrA gene encoding excinuclease ABC subunit UvrA → MAAQTIKISGARQHNLKNLYVEIPREKLVVITGLSGSGKSSLAFDTLYAEGQRRYVESLSAYARQFLDQMEKPDVDFIEGLSPAIAIEQRSAGANPRSTIATTTEIFDYLRVLFSAVGQPHDPVTGQAIHRQTPQQIVDQILAAPAETKVILLAPLIQDQKGEFRDVIEKVKREGFVRMRIDGEIAELGGPEPIRLKKTDRHTIEAVVDRLVIREGVRTRLADSVETALRWGGNRIVVLRQSDTQTGEWETVRYTTDYGNADSNYSLGELTPKHFSFNSHLGACPACHGLGTQLVPDAELMSDPEKSLKEGAITPWRRGTKPMLVYYRNLQSALVKHFRVDETIPFAELPDSFKNALYFGTGDEPIQINVGGNGKSPKTARPFEGLVPQMERLYAETESEFTRNRIRAFMTRVPCQTCHGARLKPEILAVTIKDSVGRELNIHQFSELTIEQAAEYIRKLALTDQQRQIVIDVVREIDSRLQFLVEVGLNYLSLNRESGTLSGGEAQRIRLATQIGSGLAGVLYVLDEPSIGLHQRDNARLLTTLCRLRDLGNSVIVVEHDEETIRAADHILDLGPGAGPRGGEIVAQGTLAEVLTAKNSPTADYLSGRARIAVPRERTKPRSTQVGDGWLTVAGAAENNLKNVTASFPIGLLTCVTGVSGSGKSTLVDDILRRALFRHFYNSKDKPGKYAALRGLDQLDKAIVIDQSAIGRTPRSNPITYTGAFTPIRELFSQLPAARVRGYDAGRFSFNVKGGRCENCEGGGLIKIEMHFLPDVYVECEVCRGQRYNRETLEITFKGKNIADVLDLTVDEAARFFRNVPSVSDRLVALLDVGLGYLRLGQAATTLSGGEAQRVKLATELAKRATGRTIYILDEPTTGLHFADIEKLLQVLMKLRDAGNTLVVIEHNLEMIKCADWIIDLGPEGGDHGGEIVGTGTPEKIAETGGSYTGRYLKPLLKR, encoded by the coding sequence ATGGCTGCGCAAACTATCAAGATAAGCGGTGCACGCCAGCACAATCTCAAGAATCTCTACGTCGAAATACCTAGGGAAAAGCTGGTCGTCATCACCGGTTTAAGCGGGTCGGGGAAGTCTTCCCTGGCCTTCGATACCCTTTATGCCGAAGGACAACGCCGCTATGTGGAAAGCCTCTCGGCCTATGCCCGGCAATTTCTCGACCAGATGGAGAAGCCGGACGTCGATTTTATCGAAGGGCTCTCGCCGGCGATCGCGATCGAGCAAAGGAGCGCCGGGGCCAATCCGCGTTCGACCATCGCGACCACGACGGAAATTTTCGATTATCTCCGGGTCCTTTTTTCGGCCGTCGGCCAGCCGCACGATCCGGTAACCGGCCAGGCGATTCACCGGCAAACCCCGCAGCAAATCGTGGATCAGATCCTCGCCGCTCCCGCGGAGACGAAGGTCATTTTGCTGGCACCTCTCATTCAAGACCAAAAGGGAGAATTCCGGGATGTAATCGAGAAGGTAAAACGGGAAGGGTTTGTCCGGATGCGGATTGATGGCGAAATCGCGGAACTGGGAGGACCAGAGCCGATTCGGCTCAAGAAGACGGACCGGCACACCATCGAAGCGGTGGTGGACCGGCTGGTGATTCGAGAAGGAGTGCGGACGCGGTTGGCCGATTCCGTGGAGACGGCGCTGCGATGGGGCGGGAACCGGATTGTGGTTTTACGACAATCCGACACTCAAACGGGGGAATGGGAAACCGTTCGATACACGACGGATTACGGAAATGCGGACAGCAACTATTCGCTCGGCGAGCTGACCCCGAAACATTTTTCGTTCAACAGTCATCTGGGCGCGTGTCCGGCTTGCCATGGGCTCGGAACGCAGCTGGTCCCCGATGCCGAGCTGATGTCGGACCCGGAAAAATCGTTGAAGGAAGGAGCAATCACGCCGTGGCGTCGCGGAACGAAGCCGATGCTGGTGTACTATCGCAACCTGCAGAGCGCGCTCGTGAAGCATTTCCGCGTCGACGAGACGATCCCGTTCGCGGAGTTGCCGGATAGTTTTAAGAACGCGCTCTACTTCGGGACCGGCGACGAGCCGATCCAAATCAACGTCGGCGGCAATGGGAAATCGCCGAAAACCGCGCGGCCCTTCGAAGGCCTCGTGCCTCAAATGGAGCGGCTGTATGCGGAGACGGAGAGCGAGTTCACCCGAAATCGGATTCGCGCGTTCATGACCCGGGTCCCCTGCCAGACCTGCCACGGGGCCCGACTGAAGCCGGAAATTCTTGCCGTCACGATCAAGGATTCAGTCGGGCGCGAGTTGAACATCCACCAATTCAGCGAGCTGACGATCGAACAGGCCGCGGAATACATCCGGAAGCTCGCGTTGACGGACCAACAGCGACAGATCGTGATCGACGTCGTCCGCGAGATCGATTCGCGGCTTCAATTTCTCGTCGAAGTGGGACTGAATTATCTTTCGCTCAATCGGGAAAGCGGAACGCTTTCCGGCGGCGAAGCGCAAAGGATCCGGCTGGCGACACAGATCGGCTCGGGCTTGGCCGGAGTCCTATATGTCCTGGACGAGCCGAGCATCGGATTGCATCAACGCGACAATGCGCGGCTGCTCACGACCCTTTGCCGGCTGCGCGATCTCGGCAATTCGGTCATCGTGGTGGAGCACGACGAAGAGACGATCCGGGCGGCTGATCACATTCTCGATCTCGGGCCGGGCGCCGGGCCGCGCGGGGGCGAGATCGTGGCGCAGGGAACGTTGGCCGAAGTCCTGACCGCGAAGAATTCACCAACGGCCGACTACCTTTCGGGCCGGGCTCGAATCGCCGTGCCTCGAGAGCGCACGAAACCGCGCTCTACCCAGGTCGGCGATGGCTGGCTGACGGTCGCCGGCGCGGCGGAGAATAATTTGAAAAACGTCACTGCCTCTTTCCCGATCGGACTACTGACCTGCGTGACGGGCGTATCCGGAAGCGGCAAATCAACCCTGGTGGACGATATTCTGCGGCGCGCGCTCTTCCGGCACTTCTACAACTCCAAGGACAAACCGGGGAAATATGCCGCCCTGCGGGGCCTGGACCAGCTCGATAAGGCGATCGTGATCGACCAAAGCGCGATCGGACGAACGCCCCGTTCCAACCCAATCACCTACACCGGAGCATTCACCCCGATCCGCGAATTGTTCAGCCAGCTGCCGGCGGCCCGCGTCCGCGGATACGATGCCGGCCGGTTCAGCTTCAATGTCAAAGGCGGACGATGCGAGAATTGTGAAGGCGGGGGATTAATCAAGATTGAGATGCATTTTTTGCCGGATGTTTACGTCGAATGCGAGGTCTGTCGCGGCCAGCGTTACAATCGCGAGACGCTCGAAATCACCTTTAAGGGGAAAAATATCGCGGACGTGCTCGACCTGACGGTGGATGAAGCCGCACGCTTTTTCCGGAATGTCCCCTCGGTGTCCGATCGACTGGTGGCATTGCTGGACGTGGGTCTCGGATACCTCCGGCTCGGACAGGCGGCAACGACGCTCTCGGGCGGGGAAGCGCAGCGGGTCAAGCTCGCGACCGAGCTCGCGAAACGCGCAACCGGGCGAACCATCTACATTCTCGATGAGCCCACCACCGGTCTCCATTTCGCGGATATCGAAAAATTGCTCCAGGTCTTGATGAAACTGAGGGACGCCGGCAATACCCTGGTGGTGATCGAACACAATCTCGAGATGATCAAATGCGCCGATTGGATTATTGACCTCGGACCAGAGGGCGGCGATCACGGAGGTGAAATCGTCGGGACGGGGACGCCGGAGAAGATCGCGGAGACGGGCGGAAGTTACACGGGGCGATATTTGAAACCGTTGCTTAAAAGATGA
- a CDS encoding tetratricopeptide repeat protein, giving the protein MRKSSRTERQSMLGAVFAVSLLLAPFAKGEPADLADAVQPLDEGVPQVAVLRLREVLEGELSPADRKTVTVRLGEALLAAGEAEKALQILEDPSLQDLVAVALWRAQALASLQRWTEALPLYQRVAAQSASSLQAMALFGQAEALRALHRPDEALQLFGNLFSNPQWNSRAQLRSVELLLEKQDAAGARRLLDKTRPVALSGKKEKRYLQGRIEAQLDHHERAIELFQTILRSPEGTSREVLIATLCAIADSNLRRETPEAGDDALEDFVEHHPADPALPTVFEKLDELYRAERQPSSQELSRWASDPVQPRRALAQWYLARSEGRAGRHEGALRAFEKLRDERAPLPAMAEGLFEYAQLKIEDHRFDEALAILNDAIALRPAPDWLDRITQLQGHAQYYAKHFEAAARTFEQVAHASPLLARDSLFNASLAWLQLGDDGRFDTVAQELSQNGGDAETRGDLLLEEGLTQAAQGNKKATATLEAFLKDFPRHKRAAEASLALAELAFHGAPPRVDEARKHLARAQKSEPSPSTSERADYLAIWIEDAGPNQDPAKVIGAAGEFLRKYPNSHFVPDVRMKLAETYYRQQDFPNAQTQFQTLAQENPGGAFTERALFFAAKSAIQSMAAQSLDRALVLFDEVVKKNGELKWAARNEQAVIERKLDKPQDAATLYGEVLQGNAKPEEKREALCGRGDIFYESGEADHENYKRAIDVYDQLAAQKDAPPHWRNQALFKKGICLEKLGDRENALATFYKIIENETRPDRPQREFFWYYKAGFNAARLLEDESHWEPAAVVYQKLASAGGARSDEAKSRLSRLRLEHFLWEQ; this is encoded by the coding sequence ATGAGGAAGAGTTCCAGGACCGAACGACAGAGCATGCTGGGCGCGGTCTTCGCGGTCAGTTTGCTGCTGGCTCCATTTGCGAAGGGCGAGCCGGCAGACCTCGCCGACGCCGTCCAGCCTTTGGACGAAGGGGTGCCGCAGGTGGCGGTCCTTCGGCTGCGTGAAGTTCTGGAAGGCGAGCTCTCTCCTGCCGACAGGAAAACGGTCACGGTAAGATTGGGCGAAGCATTGCTCGCAGCCGGCGAGGCCGAAAAGGCTTTGCAAATCCTGGAGGATCCAAGTTTGCAGGATCTCGTGGCAGTTGCGCTCTGGCGTGCGCAGGCCCTGGCCAGTCTGCAGCGCTGGACGGAGGCTCTCCCGCTGTATCAGCGAGTGGCCGCCCAATCCGCATCATCTCTTCAGGCAATGGCCCTCTTTGGACAGGCGGAGGCCCTCCGGGCATTGCATCGCCCGGACGAGGCGTTGCAATTATTTGGCAATCTTTTTTCCAATCCACAATGGAACAGCCGGGCGCAGCTGCGTTCGGTCGAATTGCTGCTCGAAAAACAAGACGCTGCCGGCGCGCGCCGGTTGCTCGATAAGACAAGACCAGTCGCGCTTTCGGGGAAAAAGGAGAAACGCTATCTGCAGGGGCGGATCGAGGCTCAACTCGATCACCACGAAAGAGCGATCGAGCTTTTCCAAACGATCCTTCGAAGTCCCGAGGGAACGAGCCGCGAAGTGCTGATCGCAACCCTCTGTGCCATCGCGGATTCGAACCTGCGCCGGGAAACGCCAGAAGCTGGAGACGATGCTCTCGAAGATTTTGTCGAGCATCATCCAGCCGATCCGGCATTACCGACCGTGTTTGAAAAACTCGATGAGCTGTATCGCGCCGAACGGCAGCCTTCGAGCCAGGAGCTGAGCCGATGGGCGAGCGATCCCGTTCAACCACGGAGAGCCCTGGCGCAATGGTATCTCGCTCGCAGCGAGGGACGGGCCGGGCGCCATGAAGGTGCCTTGCGAGCCTTCGAGAAGCTCCGCGATGAACGCGCGCCCTTACCGGCCATGGCTGAAGGCTTGTTTGAATACGCCCAATTGAAAATCGAAGACCACCGGTTTGACGAAGCACTGGCAATTCTAAACGACGCGATAGCGCTCCGGCCGGCGCCGGACTGGCTGGATCGAATCACCCAGCTCCAGGGGCACGCCCAGTATTACGCCAAACACTTCGAGGCAGCGGCACGAACATTCGAGCAGGTGGCCCACGCCTCGCCGTTACTGGCGCGTGATTCGCTCTTCAATGCCTCGCTGGCCTGGCTCCAATTAGGAGATGATGGCCGGTTCGACACGGTCGCGCAGGAGTTGTCCCAAAACGGCGGAGACGCGGAAACGCGGGGCGATCTCCTGCTCGAGGAAGGCCTTACCCAGGCGGCGCAGGGAAACAAGAAAGCCACGGCAACGCTGGAGGCTTTTCTGAAAGACTTTCCGCGGCACAAACGCGCGGCGGAAGCATCGCTGGCCCTGGCCGAGCTGGCATTTCATGGCGCTCCCCCGCGGGTCGACGAGGCCCGGAAACACCTGGCGCGTGCCCAAAAGAGTGAGCCAAGCCCCAGCACGTCCGAACGAGCGGATTATCTTGCCATCTGGATTGAAGACGCCGGGCCAAACCAGGACCCGGCGAAGGTCATCGGTGCCGCGGGCGAGTTCCTCCGAAAATATCCGAACTCACATTTCGTTCCCGACGTCCGGATGAAATTGGCCGAGACCTATTACCGTCAGCAGGATTTTCCGAATGCCCAGACGCAGTTTCAAACCCTGGCCCAGGAAAATCCGGGTGGCGCGTTTACGGAAAGGGCCCTGTTTTTCGCCGCGAAATCCGCTATCCAGAGCATGGCCGCCCAATCGCTCGATCGCGCTCTGGTTCTTTTTGACGAGGTTGTGAAAAAGAACGGCGAACTGAAATGGGCCGCGCGGAACGAACAGGCGGTGATAGAGCGCAAACTGGATAAGCCCCAGGATGCCGCCACCCTTTACGGGGAAGTTTTGCAGGGGAACGCGAAACCCGAGGAGAAACGGGAAGCGCTCTGCGGCCGGGGCGACATCTTCTACGAATCAGGCGAGGCCGATCACGAAAACTACAAGCGCGCGATCGACGTTTACGACCAGCTCGCCGCCCAGAAAGACGCTCCGCCGCATTGGCGTAATCAGGCCCTGTTCAAGAAAGGCATTTGCCTGGAGAAACTCGGCGACCGGGAAAATGCGCTCGCCACCTTTTACAAAATCATCGAAAACGAAACGCGTCCGGATCGCCCACAGCGCGAATTTTTTTGGTATTACAAGGCCGGCTTCAACGCGGCGCGTTTGCTGGAGGATGAGTCGCACTGGGAACCGGCCGCGGTCGTTTACCAAAAGCTCGCCTCCGCTGGCGGTGCGCGCAGCGACGAAGCGAAATCGCGGTTAAGCCGGCTTCGCCTCGAGCACTTTCTCTGGGAGCAATGA
- a CDS encoding 2-dehydropantoate 2-reductase — MEIIVLGAGAIGSLYGAKLAASNDVTLVGRADHVAAVNEHGLRIEGIEPQIVRIRAATAIDQIGANALILLTTKVPDSSAALSPIAPLVHDDTTILCLQNGLGSEEIARAALGDRGTVLRGFTQLGAIFTGPGVIHYMAPGYTLIEQHPRSDAVASALNAAGLDCRISPDIARDIWYKLVLNCVVNPITAVLGCEVGGIANPGLDRLKQLVIDECLAVAATQGLTFDVNFLREIAEIFGSSRNIASMLQDLRRGHPTEIDYMNGAVAALGARHGVPCPVNAALTSIIKKMEANPRSLLPEKVLEAKPA, encoded by the coding sequence ATGGAAATCATCGTGCTCGGTGCCGGCGCCATCGGCAGCTTGTATGGAGCAAAGCTCGCCGCCTCCAACGACGTCACTTTGGTTGGGCGCGCCGATCATGTGGCCGCGGTAAATGAGCATGGACTGAGGATAGAAGGCATCGAGCCGCAGATCGTGCGAATTCGCGCCGCGACGGCGATCGATCAAATAGGCGCTAATGCGTTGATTCTCTTAACCACAAAAGTCCCGGACAGCTCCGCAGCGCTCTCGCCGATTGCGCCGCTCGTCCACGACGACACCACGATTCTCTGTCTCCAGAACGGCCTCGGCAGCGAGGAGATTGCGCGGGCGGCCTTGGGGGATCGCGGAACGGTGTTGCGCGGCTTTACGCAACTGGGCGCGATTTTCACAGGGCCTGGCGTGATCCACTACATGGCTCCCGGTTACACCCTCATCGAGCAGCATCCCCGAAGCGACGCCGTGGCCAGTGCGCTCAACGCCGCGGGCCTCGATTGCCGGATCTCACCGGACATCGCTCGCGACATCTGGTACAAGCTCGTTTTGAACTGCGTGGTTAACCCGATCACGGCCGTGCTGGGCTGCGAAGTAGGCGGAATTGCCAACCCAGGGCTCGATCGGCTGAAACAACTCGTGATCGACGAGTGCCTCGCTGTCGCGGCGACTCAAGGACTGACCTTCGACGTTAATTTCCTGCGAGAAATCGCGGAGATCTTCGGGTCATCGCGCAACATCGCGTCGATGCTGCAGGATCTGCGGCGCGGCCACCCCACGGAAATCGATTACATGAACGGCGCGGTTGCCGCCCTGGGGGCAAGGCATGGCGTGCCGTGCCCCGTCAATGCAGCCCTCACCTCCATCATCAAGAAAATGGAAGCAAACCCGCGCTCATTGCTCCCAGAGAAAGTGCTCGAGGCGAAGCCGGCTTAA